tcctttttttttctggtcctGAGTTGTAAAAAAGTGAAGCTACTTATGAAGTAGGTAAAACTAAGGTGTGACACATGcatttggtgggttttttttgaagtgtgttttattttacatatataaaCATATTACATACATAAACACAACACTGAGCTCGCAGGCCTTTGCAGTTACATAGGTTTTGATCTCTTTCCTCGCTCAGTCACATGATTTTTCCACATCTGTGATTTTAAGCATGTAGGGACATACTTAAAGGAATCCCATAGAAGGTCTGAAGTATTGGAGGATATCTGTTACTTGGCAGTATTTCAGTCCTGTACAACAGTTTTACTGGTAAGAAAACTGTTTACTGTTTTGTGTGCTTTTAAATAGTTTTATATTGTGTGTAATTTGTGAATAAGTGATCATAAGCTGTTAGAATCCTTTCACAAGTCTCCTTGACTGATGTTAGTTGTACTATTAAACTATGTGGAACTTGTTCAGCTCTTAACTGAGAACATTGGTTGCTGAGAACTCTGGTTTGTGGTGGTATGTTGCACTGCCTTGCTTGGCTTTTGTGATACCCTCTGACATAGATTaattagtttgttttcaaagcaaaatCAGATGTTTTGAGAGAAAGGGTTGGGAAAAGTTTTGATTACGTATCTCAGTGATGGATACACATTGTGTGTCCTTCCCACCCATTCACAGTGTTGCAAAAACCTGCTGAGCAAGCTGTTGGGGCCTCTGTAATAGTGGGGATCCTCAGCACTGCATGGAGATCATTGTAGCAGAGAAGGTAGCGTGAAGTTTGGTTTATCTGTGTGTAGTCCTGTGTATCCTTCATATGTGTTTAGATGAGGGAAATGGCAGAAGTAAGGATTAATTAACCTCTTCCTGGCCTGGTAACAAGTTCTTAAACTAGAACTAGATTATCATGACTCTGTAGACTTGGTAGGTACTACTGTATCAGAGACTAGTGACTGCTTGGGATCAGTCATGGCAGAATTCTTACCAGTTCTTTTTGGATGAAATTTGCTGTAATTCAAGGATTTCATAGGGTGATGACTTTTAGCATGGACTGAGTTTCTGAGGTCTGTGGATTAAAGAATGCGTTCTCTGCTGACTTCTTAAAGGGCAAGGTAGCTTTTCAGGTCTATGTGAGACACCTGAGTCTAGTACAGGAGAGGAATTCAGAAGTCCTCTAAAGCTTCAGTGTAGATTATTCTCATTTTACCTGTGAGCTTGCTCTCTGGAGATGGTCTCCAAATACTGAAGAACTTCTAACTTTCTGTAGATTATTTACTTCCCTTAGCTCATATCTCTTGTAATTGAATAAATTTTAACATCAAGATCTTTGAACTTAAAATGCCATGTAAGCACATGAAAGTCTTCTAGGGAGGACTGATAGTTGAGGTTGAGAAGCCTGGGGAGATTTTATAGAGGCTTTTAAGTATCTAGAGATAGCATACAAGAAGGCTAGAGAAGGACTATTGGCCCagtgtagtgataggacaagggtaatggcttcaaactgtAAGAGGGTAGGTTTGGATTAAtgataaaaaagaaattctttactgtgagggtgaggcactggaacaggttgcccagagagggcgtggatgccccatccctggaagtgttccaggccaggttggatgggcctTTGTGCagtctggtctagtggaaggtgtccttgcccatggcaaggggggtTGGaagcagatgatctttaaagtttttttccaatccaaaccagtctgtgattccatAGTAAATATTGAATGTTGTTTTATGAAGGACCAAGTATAATTTGTTAAGAGATTCCTGTGAGAGGTTTTCTTGTATTTAATTGGGAATTACTGCCTTGGTTCCTTTGGCAGATGGTGTGTATTCCCCTATGGTCACAATTTTGCCATGCTTTACAAGAATAGAGAAGTAGCATGGTACATGCAAAGCTAGTGAGACCAGTCCATTCTTATTTATGAACATGAATTGATTTTCCTCATGCCACAGTAAAACTGGAAAGAGAGTAGGAGTGATATAGTTGTTGTTTTTCCATCACAAATTAGTCTCTGCAGAGGATGACAAAATCAGCAGGGCTGCAAAGGTATGTGAACTACTCTGCCTTCATATGGAGATCATTTAATTTTGATGAAGTAGCTCTTCAAAAAAGACAGCaccccaccaaaaaaccacTAAAAATGCAAACAGAGGTTTGTAAATTCACACTTCATTTGTGTCATGtatgaattattttttcctccaataTAGTTGACTTTTGCATGTGTGCATGGCTTTATCACTTGTTTTATAAAGAAGAAACACAGGAAGCGGACAACAAAGCTTATATGCAACGGTGGCTTTATAAATAAgacttcttttctctgttttccagaTTCAATATTGCATAAACATGGGTGCATTTTTGGATAAAccaaaaactgaaaaacataATGCTCATGGTGCAGGGAATGGCTTGCGTTACGGCCTCAGCAGTATGCAGGGATGGAGAGTGGAAATGGAAGATGCTCACACAGCTGTTGTAGGTATTCCCCATGGCTTAGAGGACTGGTCCTTTTTTGCAGTCTATGATGGTCATGCGGGATCTCGTGTTGCAAATTACTGCTCCACGCACTTATTAGAACACATCACTAACAATGAAGACTTTAGGGCGACAGAAAAACCTGGATCTGCTCTTGAACCTTCAGTGGAAAATGTCAAGAGTGGAATCAGAACTGGCTTTTTGAAAATTGATGAGTATATGCGCAATTTCTCAGACCTCAGAAATGGCATGGACAGAAGTGGCTCAACAGCAGTGGGAGTTATGATTTCACCTGAGCATGTGTACTTTATCAACTGTGGTGATTCGCGTGCTGTTCTCTATAGGAATGGACAAGTCTGTTTTTCAACACAGGATCACAAACCTTGCAACCCGAGGGAGAAAGAGCGAATCCAGAATGCAGGAGGCAGTGTAATGATTCAGCGTGTTAATGGCTCATTGGCAGTTTCTCGAGCTCTGGGGGACTATGACTACAAATGTGTTGATGGTAAAGGCCCTACAGAACAACTTGTTTCTCCAGAGCCTGAGGTGTGTGAAATTTTAAGGGCAGAAGAAGACGAGTTTATCATCCTGGCTTGTGATGGAATCTGGGATGTAATGAGCAATGAAGAGCTCTGTGAATTTGTAAAGTCTAGACTTGAAGTATCAGATGACCTGGAAACAGTGTGCAATTGGGTAGTGGACACTTGTTTACATAAGGTATGTAACTGTTTTCTCCAAACAGCTGTTCTAAAATTATCTTCTGGTTAGATGAGTACAGTGTTAGCAGTTGTTCCTGGCCTACTGTTCCttttcttcagcttcttttCCTTAAAGTTCTGTACCCATTTGACTGTATATCCTTGCTGAAGAATATACAGCCTCAACCTATATGCTTGGAATGGTAATAGCAATTGCAAAAATAAacgctggggttttttttcctcaagtaaTGCTTGCATGTGGTTCCAGCTCTAAACTTTGATTctaaatacaaaattgtaaaaTTAATCTATTTTGAGCAAGGGActctgtggatttttttgttccttgAAGTTGGGTAGCGTTTGTATCCTTTGTGTAAAACCAGTGTTGGCACCATCTCCTCTTCAAGGTGTTGTTTGTCTGTCATCTGAAGTGGTGCCCTCAGCTCATTGTAGCTTAGATGGGGTAACACTACCTTTGCATCTGAGCTTGCTTCCACTCCTCAAATTTAGTTTGTTTGGAGCAACTACTGATTGGTCTACATATGTTAAATAGGTATTCTAGTTCCAACGTTCCCTGAAAAGTGCAACTCCTGCTAGTACAAACAGAGTTCCTTTGTTAGGCCACAGACTAAACGtgcaattttaaagaaaatactaaaattCACAGTTGTAACTCTAAAGGGTAAGTTGTGTGTTTTTTCCAGAAACAGGGTTGTATTCCAGCATGTACCATACAGTGTATGATTGGTTTAAATGCTGTGGCTTTTCTGACCAAGAGCTCAACCAGCCTTGTTAAAGGGTGATCACTCTGAGATACTTCCAGGAAAACTGAGCGCTGACCGCGTGTTTGTTTTCCAAAGTCAGATT
This Aphelocoma coerulescens isolate FSJ_1873_10779 chromosome 3, UR_Acoe_1.0, whole genome shotgun sequence DNA region includes the following protein-coding sequences:
- the PPM1B gene encoding protein phosphatase 1B isoform X1: MGAFLDKPKTEKHNAHGAGNGLRYGLSSMQGWRVEMEDAHTAVVGIPHGLEDWSFFAVYDGHAGSRVANYCSTHLLEHITNNEDFRATEKPGSALEPSVENVKSGIRTGFLKIDEYMRNFSDLRNGMDRSGSTAVGVMISPEHVYFINCGDSRAVLYRNGQVCFSTQDHKPCNPREKERIQNAGGSVMIQRVNGSLAVSRALGDYDYKCVDGKGPTEQLVSPEPEVCEILRAEEDEFIILACDGIWDVMSNEELCEFVKSRLEVSDDLETVCNWVVDTCLHKGSRDNMSIVLVCFSNAPKVSDEAVKKDAELDKYLESRVEEIMEKSGEEGMPDLAHVIRILTAENIPNLPPGGGLAGKRNIIEAVYTRLNPHRDNEGEPGAAEEGGTQGRLVEALRQMRINHRGNYRHLLEEMLAGYRLAQLQARGPPDDSAAAEAPQPRAGPAAAPAPRRGAGSDQSGEQQA
- the PPM1B gene encoding protein phosphatase 1B isoform X2 is translated as MGAFLDKPKTEKHNAHGAGNGLRYGLSSMQGWRVEMEDAHTAVVGIPHGLEDWSFFAVYDGHAGSRVANYCSTHLLEHITNNEDFRATEKPGSALEPSVENVKSGIRTGFLKIDEYMRNFSDLRNGMDRSGSTAVGVMISPEHVYFINCGDSRAVLYRNGQVCFSTQDHKPCNPREKERIQNAGGSVMIQRVNGSLAVSRALGDYDYKCVDGKGPTEQLVSPEPEVCEILRAEEDEFIILACDGIWDVMSNEELCEFVKSRLEVSDDLETVCNWVVDTCLHKGSRDNMSIVLVCFSNAPKVSDEAVKKDAELDKYLESRVEEIMEKSGEEGMPDLAHVIRILTAENIPNLPPGGGLAGKRNIIEAVYTRLNPHRDNEGGAGDLEDPW
- the PPM1B gene encoding protein phosphatase 1B isoform X3, which codes for MGAFLDKPKTEKHNAHGAGNGLRYGLSSMQGWRVEMEDAHTAVVGIPHGLEDWSFFAVYDGHAGSRVANYCSTHLLEHITNNEDFRATEKPGSALEPSVENVKSGIRTGFLKIDEYMRNFSDLRNGMDRSGSTAVGVMISPEHVYFINCGDSRAVLYRNGQVCFSTQDHKPCNPREKERIQNAGGSVMIQRVNGSLAVSRALGDYDYKCVDGKGPTEQLVSPEPEVCEILRAEEDEFIILACDGIWDVMSNEELCEFVKSRLEVSDDLETVCNWVVDTCLHKGSRDNMSIVLVCFSNAPKVSDEAVKKDAELDKYLESRVEGVILLKLCILG